A genomic window from Canis lupus dingo isolate Sandy chromosome 13, ASM325472v2, whole genome shotgun sequence includes:
- the WDR97 gene encoding WD repeat-containing protein 97 isoform X4: METEVSDASDSQLLDQDLYDTDSYDVPDPGLLKERNDLFPEPVPPLFTSSSRQQNMTPRARAHQLWLLLRAGLRDFVEKEKRAELCVARLTHGLELLRHLKVAAGLCWVAQDPVGRRFVVLDGAGYLHLHREDGWAYEKLQAPAVLTGLVAVPGPLGAVSRFVGWGPEGLAILRPDFSLLWLSKPVVGGMPDHQPICCLPVPSLGLLLVALAGGSLALWKFRSGGRRLVLWGSPLRLPPSSAGTLTHLVLGPLSSHQVPCCFAAYGSAVLIFDLHTWALVDVRRDLHKITILDLAYCLEVDAVVTASRDSTVKVWETDWRLRMVFMGHTGPVTAVAVLPNSSLVLSASQDGTLRTWDLQAAAQVGEVALSGWARDAAAARVDRLLAPACPGCPVLSLSARGVALWRPRELYAPLARLSAPVLLLQVAPELPAAPRALLPTRLVCACSDGSVHLLAAATGRSVSALLLGASKPAAALLYCLPREALWLLTRAGHLLCATAARRPMRVLLRLRPPPAPAPRPCCLHLYSHLADPRSALAAWEAVRRRGGELPPGHLAGAWDDKNRYLPVVGHTDGTLSVLEWRHAKTVFQTAAHSPGPVTAIASTWNSIVSSGGDLTVKMWRVYPYAEESLSLLRTFSCWHPVVVLCALGKRVTVGFEDPDTATYGLVQFGLSNSPRCDHRPQDDPTDHITGLCCCPTLKLYASSSLDCTVRIWTAENRLLRLLQLDSPPQALAFCSNSGDLVLALGSRLCLVSHRLYLPTSYLVKKLCQNVPEVVDDPPLPLTSQESLTSAQLQRLAKLHGAASLSTDLSFIHHQTGTPQQPVLEEDLEALVTRDQDLQQLRLGLVVPAAHPPPSWQQQQEAFDNYLRLVYGPGLLGVPSGRESQQESTVTLIVERETWDVCTLPRAASSVRQAGVCAEAPTVPAAHSLQDPGAVGQHLAHPPRVPMPTPHTHRGVHSRASQLLVHSSLSSSLGLSLDLQLQLERLPGEKRVGPGPPTPNLQHRVPLFSKRRPRELLSNLRGFFPAAIEHYENLQTPIRFPGSVPNSVVLQHMWLPGEVSGLGALAQISSRGRHKARGSLDDVWLPRRIRRRQARYHQKLIQWLGEEEEEEEEEEEEEEEEEEEERNLDWASDYLSAEEQLLELEELEAQRYGHLPRFLHFFIVQNWFKKLFPIFTLEAYPEVGTVEGLASLFTDLLCEASWADCVHILRALLRLLPNVSRDLRDRLQDVLVRLLNLDRPPSLEDPTQKQFVMLALQLLLACSLESREVVLELMSYFLYSPVSCRPELKKLLDGLGLQDPQGFLFKEMMTWVQGPDADSKAALRKRCCQKLEEMIHWLQMESLQPSVAKLSEMLPRVCEPSAPAPSPKEVLSQVSVLSWSPHESVMPSVPSWAPSLVVSPGKLDLATLESPAKKVLSPMHFTPTRRMLSETLLHFSLSEGRLSSSVPTTLREEPLPLEQTDWSRSQMLDLGPIDALNFFCEQQRVRQQRFLQEERQGLHPSPSPLVPNTVLPQPLDCWHYPILRLQEAKLQGAPMRLRGWMRSQLWVARTLNASIRMLKLPLPRVELQPFPPNWPRPARPLPPLLLQPALQRYFLPDDMNPDSYS, encoded by the exons ATGGAGACCGAAGTGTCAGATGCGAGTGACAGCCAGCTTCTGGACCAGGACCTGTATGATACTGACAGCTACGACGTCCCAGACCCGGGGCTGCTCAAGGAAAGGAATG ACTTGTTTCCGGAGCCAGTCCCACCGCTTTTTACCAGCAGCTCGCGGCAGCAGAACATGACCCCGCGTGCCCGCGCCCACCAGCTGTGGCTGCTCCTCCGTGCAGGCCTCCGAGACTTCGTGGAAAAG GAAAAGAGAGCCGAGCTGTGCGTGGCACGCTTGACCCATGGGCTAGAGCTGCTGCGCCACCTGAAAGTGGCAGCCGGGCTGTGCTGGGTGGCACAGGATCCAGTGGGCAGACGCTTCGTGGTGCTGGATGGTGCCGGCTATCTCCACCTGCACAGAGAGGATGGCTGGGCTTATGAGAAGCTACAGGCCCCAGCCGTGCTCACTGGGCTGGTGGCTGTGCCTGGCCCCCTGGGTGCTGTGAGCCGCTTCGTGGGCTGGGGCCCGGAGGGGCTGGCCATACTAAGGCCTGACTTCAGCCTACTGTGGCTGAGCAAGCCAGTGGTGGGCGGGATGCCGGACCACCAGCCCATCTGCTGCCTGCCAGTGCCCAGCCTGGGGCTGTTGCTAGTGGCATTGGCAGGTGGCAGCCTGGCGCTCTGGAAATTCCGTTCAGGGGGTCGCCGCCTGGTGCTGTGGGGCTCACCTCTGCGGCTGCCACCAAGCTCTGCAGGTACACTCACCCATTTGGTTCTGGGGCCCCTGTCTTCCCACCAAGTCCCATGCTGTTTTGCGGCCTATGGCTCTGCCGTGCTCATCTTTGATCTGCACACCTGGGCCCTCGTAGACGTCCGCCGGGACCTGCACAAAAT CACTATCTTGGACTTGGCCTACTGCCTCGAGGTAGACGCCGTGGTGACAGCCTCTCGGGACAGCACGGTGAAGGTGTGGGAGACCGACTGGCGGCTCCGGATGGTGTTCATGGGCCACACAG GCCCCGTGACGGCCGTGGCTGTGCTCCCCAACTCGTCCCTGGTGCTGTCCGCCTCGCAGGACGGGACGCTGCGCACATGGGACCTGCAGGCAGCGGCCCAGGTGGGCGAGGTGGCGCTGAGCGGCTGGGCCCGAgacgcggcggcggcgcgcgTGGACCGCCTGCTGGCGCCCGCGTGCCCAGGCTGCCCGGTGCTGTCGTTGAGCGCGCGCGGCGTGGCCTTGTGGCGCCCCCGCGAGCTGTACGCCCCGCTGGCGCGGCTGTCGGCGCCGGTGCTGCTCCTGCAGGTGGCGCCCGAGctgcccgccgccccgcgcgccctgCTGCCCACGCGCCTCGTGTGCGCCTGCTCTGACGGCTCGGTCCACCTGCTGGCGGCGGCCACGGGGCGCTCGGTGAGCGCGCTGCTGCTGGGGGCTTCCAAGCCCGCAGCCGCGCTGCTCTACTGCCTGCCCCGTGAGGCGCTGTGGCTGCTGACGCGCGCCGGCCACCTGCTGTGCGCCACTGCCGCGCGCCGCCCCATGCGCGTGCTGCTCCGGCTgcgccccccgcctgcccccgcgCCGCGGCCCTGCTGCCTGCACCTGTACAGCCACCTCGCCGACCCGCGCAGCGCCCTCGCCGCCTGGGAGGCCGTGCGCCGCCGCGGCGGGGAGCTGCCCCCCGGCCACCTGGCCGGCGCCTGGGACGACAAGAACCG GTACCTGCCCGTGGTGGGCCACACGGACGGCACTCTGTCCGTCCTTGAGTGGCGCCACGCGAAGACCGTCTTCCAAACGGCGGCACACAGCCCGGGCCCGGTCACCGCCATTGCGTCCACCTGGAACAGCATCGTGTCCTCGG GCGGCGACCTGACCGTGAAGATGTGGCGCGTCTACCCGTACGCTGAGGAGAGCCTGAGCCTGCTGCGGACCTTTTCCTGCTGGCACCCGGTGGTGGTGCTCTGTGCGCTGGGGAAGCGGGTCACTGTGGGCTTTGAGGACCCTGACACTGCCACCTACGGCTTGGTGCAGTTCGGCCTGAGCAACAGCCCCCGCTGTGATCACCGGCCCCAGGACGACCCCACGGACCACATAACTG GCCTGTGCTGCTGCCCCACGCTCAAGCTGTATGCCTCTTCCAGCCTGGACTGCACCGTCCGCATCTGGACGGCGGAGAACCGCCTGCTGcg GCTCCTGCAGCTGGACAGCCCCCCTCAGGCCCTGGCCTTCTGCAGCAACAGTGGGGACCTGGTGTTGGCTCTGGGTTCCCGACTCTGCCTGGTGTCTCATAGGCTCTACTTGCCCACATCCTACCTGGTCAAG AAGCTGTGCCAGAATGTCCCTGAGGTGGTGGATGACCCTCCGCTGCCCCTGACCAGCCAAGAGTCGCTAACCTCAGCCCAGCTGCAGAGGCTCGCCAAGCTGCATGGGGCGGCCAGTCTTAG CACAGACTTGTCTTTCATCCATCACCAGACGGGAACACCTCAGCAACCAGTGttggaggag GATTTGGAAGCCCTAGTTACTCGGGATCAAGACCTTCAGCAGCTGAGACTGGGGCTGGTGGTCCCGgcagcccatcccccaccttccTGGCAACAGCAGCAGGAGGCCTTTGACAACTACCTGCGCCTGGTCTATGGCCCGGGCTTGCTG GGCGTGCCTTCTGGAAGGGAGTCCCAGCAGGAGAGCACTGTGACCCTCATAGTGGAGAGAGAGACCTGGGACGTGTGCACCTTGCCCAGAGCTGCCAGCAGTGTTCGTCAGGCAGGGGTCTGTGCCGAAGCCCCAACAGTGCCAGCAGCCCACTCCCTACAGGACCCGGGAGCCGTGGGCCAGCACCTTGCCCACCCTCCCCGAGTCCCTAtgcccaccccacacacacaccgagGAGTGCACAGCAGGGCATCCCAG CTGCTGGTCCACTCCTCCCTGAGCAGTAGCCTGGGCCTCAGTCTGGACCTGCAGCTGCAGCTGGAGCGGCTCCCCGGAGAGAAGCGTGTGGGCCCGGGCCCACCGACCCCcaaccttcagcacagg GTTCCCCTCTTTTCAAAGAGGCGGCCCAGGGAGCTTCTTTCCAACCTCCGAGGCTTCTTTCCTGCCGCCATTGAACATTACGAG AACCTGCAGACGCCCATCCGCTTCCCCGGCAGCGTGCCCAACTCCGTGGTCCTGCAGCACATGTGGCTTCCCGGGGAGGTCAGCGGCCTCGGGGCCCTCGCCCAGATCTCCAGCCGAGGCAGACACAAGGCAAGGGG GAGCCTGGATGACGTGTGGCTGCCGCGGCGCATCAGGCGGCGCCAAGCCAGGTATCACCAGAAGCTGATCCAGTggttgggggaagaggaggaggaggaggaggaggaggaggaggaggaggaggaggaggaggaggaggagcggaaTCTGGACTGGGCCTCAGATTACCTGAGCGCAGAGGAGCAGCTCTTGGAGTTGGAGGAGCTGGAGGCGCAG CGCTACGGGCATCTGCCCAGGTTCCTGCATTTCTTCATCGTCCAGAACTGGTTCAAAAAGCTGTTCCCCATCTTCACCCTGGAG GCCTACCCTGAGGTGGGCACGGTGGAGGGCCTGGCCTCGCTGTTCACCGACCTGCTGTGCGAGGCGTCCTGGGCCGACTGCGTGCACATCCTGCGAGCGCTGCTGAGGCTGCTGCCCAACGTGAGCAGGGACCTTCGGGACCGGCTGCAGGACGTCCTCGTGCGCCTGCTCAACCTGGACCGGCCCCCCAGCCTGGAG GACCCCACGCAGAAGCAGTTCGTGATGCTGGCGCTGCAGCTGCTCCTGGCCTGCTCCCTGGAGTCCCGCGAAGTGGTGCTGGAGCTCATGTCCTACTTCCTGTACTCGCCGGTCTCCTGCCG GCCCGAGCTCAAGAAGCTGCTGGACGGGCTGGGCCTGCAGGACCCACAGGGCTTCCTGTTCAAGGAGATGATGACCTGGGTCCAGGGCCCCGACGCTGACTCCAAGGCTGCCCTGCGCAAACGCTGCTGCCAGAAGCTGGAGGAAATGATCCACTGGCTGCAG ATGGAGTCCTTGCAGCCTTCTGTAGCCAAGTTGTCAGAGATGCTGCCCAGGGTCTGTGAGCCCTCAGCACCCGCACCTTCTCCCAAGGAGGTGCTGTCACAGGTCTCTGTGCTCTCCTGGTCACCTCACGAGTCAGTGATGCCCTCGGTCCCTTCCTGGGCCCCCTCACTAGTGGTCTCACCTGGGAAGCTGGACTTGGCCACCCTGGAGTCCCCAGCCAAGAAGGTGCTTTCACCGATGCACTTCACACCGACCAGGCGCATGCTGTCCGAGACCCTGCTGCACTTCTCCCTCTCTGAGGGCCGCTTGAGCTCCTCAGTGCCCACCACGCTTCGGGAAGAGCCACTGCCGCTGGAGCAGACGGACTGGTCACGGTCACAGATGCTGGACCTGGGCCCCATCGATGCGCTGAACTTCTTCTGTGAGCAGCAGCGGGTCCGGCAGCAGCGCTTCCTGCAGGAGGAGCGGCAGGGCCTGCACCCCAGCCCAAGCCCGTTGGTTCCCAACACAGTACTGCCTCAGCCCCTGGACTGCTG GCACTACCCCATCCTCCGGCTTCAGGAAGCCAAGCTCCAGGGGGCTCCAATGAGACTGAGGG GCTGGATGCGGTCCCAGCTCTGGGTGGCCCGTACCCTCAATGCCTCCATCCGGATGCTGAAGCTGCCACTGCCGAGGGTGGAACTTCAGCCTTTCCCCCCCAACTGGCCCAGGCCTGCCCGTCCGCTGCCCCCACTGCTCCTGCAACCCGCTTTGCAGCGTTATTTTCTGCCAGATGATATGAACCCTGACAGCTACAGTTGA